In Tuberibacillus sp. Marseille-P3662, the following proteins share a genomic window:
- a CDS encoding heavy-metal-associated domain-containing protein — MRKHYAVLIVSAIVLAFGIFFVNNDTSTEAKSDNHAVITSVNLDCKQCMSKAEAALGKMIGIKDYKLNEDEQAISVTFNPHSMQPEWIVQALEAAGFNPGDIQ; from the coding sequence ATGAGAAAACATTATGCCGTTCTTATAGTAAGCGCCATTGTGCTTGCCTTTGGCATTTTTTTCGTTAATAATGACACTAGTACTGAAGCTAAAAGTGACAATCATGCGGTGATTACCAGTGTCAACCTTGATTGTAAGCAGTGTATGTCAAAGGCAGAAGCCGCCTTAGGTAAAATGATTGGCATTAAAGACTACAAGTTAAATGAAGATGAACAAGCGATATCAGTAACATTCAACCCTCATTCTATGCAGCCTGAATGGATTGTTCAAGCACTGGAAGCCGCTG
- the rpoN gene encoding RNA polymerase factor sigma-54: MALELVQTQEQQLKMTPALFQAITLLQYNHQELTEYIEERALDNPLIELERPFDRYEQPIPSGGWDRTADSRTDILEATVSNQQNFREDLSAQVRLLSLSGAVRRTVQYLIEALNESGYLMMSESELSSMLDEDEATIDQAIDILQSLHPAGIGARGLTECLLLQLRAQGHDESLAACILQTQPEVFVNGDWEHVKNQLNVTDAALTAAIEQIRALNPTPIQDSVKEDDYIVPELTIRKNGPKYEVFLDQDDLPVIHIDNDYYQQMQKYEGATAKYINQKYQEVLSLRQAILQRKQTMSSIAQTFIHYQDAFLDYGRFYLKPMTLKSVAETIGVHESTVSRAVKHKYIQTPQGVFEFKQLFVRGGPKDSTGEATPYKIKQWIKRMIDDENTSQPYSDQKLSELLAQQQSINLSRRAVAKYRKTIGIPSSTRRKKGE, translated from the coding sequence ATGGCGTTAGAATTAGTTCAAACGCAAGAGCAACAATTAAAAATGACCCCGGCGCTTTTTCAGGCCATTACATTGTTACAATATAACCACCAAGAGCTAACGGAATATATTGAGGAACGAGCGCTTGATAATCCGCTGATAGAACTTGAACGTCCATTTGATCGGTATGAACAGCCAATACCGTCTGGAGGGTGGGATCGAACAGCGGATAGTCGGACGGATATCCTTGAAGCAACGGTGTCCAATCAGCAAAACTTTCGAGAAGATTTATCGGCACAAGTTCGCCTTCTGTCACTGTCCGGCGCTGTACGGAGAACGGTTCAATATTTAATTGAAGCATTGAATGAGTCGGGGTATCTTATGATGAGTGAGTCGGAATTATCATCGATGTTGGATGAAGATGAAGCGACGATTGACCAAGCGATAGATATATTGCAGTCTTTGCATCCCGCCGGTATAGGTGCTCGGGGCTTGACGGAGTGTCTACTTTTACAATTAAGAGCTCAAGGTCATGATGAATCACTGGCCGCTTGTATTTTACAGACCCAACCTGAAGTATTTGTTAATGGCGATTGGGAACATGTCAAAAATCAATTGAATGTCACGGATGCGGCCTTGACAGCGGCGATTGAACAGATTCGCGCATTAAACCCAACACCCATCCAAGACTCAGTCAAAGAAGATGATTATATTGTCCCCGAATTGACGATACGTAAAAACGGACCCAAGTATGAAGTGTTCTTAGATCAAGATGATTTACCGGTCATCCATATTGATAATGATTACTATCAGCAAATGCAAAAATACGAAGGAGCTACGGCGAAGTATATTAATCAAAAGTACCAGGAGGTTCTATCGTTACGCCAAGCGATTTTGCAGCGGAAACAAACGATGTCATCTATCGCTCAGACCTTTATTCATTATCAGGACGCCTTTTTAGATTACGGACGTTTCTATCTAAAACCAATGACACTTAAATCCGTTGCCGAAACAATTGGTGTCCATGAATCAACTGTCAGTCGGGCGGTGAAACATAAATATATTCAAACGCCCCAAGGCGTGTTCGAATTTAAACAATTGTTCGTGCGCGGAGGACCAAAAGATTCGACAGGTGAGGCGACACCTTATAAAATAAAACAATGGATTAAAAGGATGATTGATGATGAAAATACGTCACAACCTTATTCGGATCAGAAGTTAAGCGAATTATTGGCTCAACAACAGAGTATCAATCTTTCACGAAGGGCTGTCGCTAAATATCGGAAGACAATCGGTATTCCATCATCAACACGTAGGAAGAAAGGTGAGTAA
- a CDS encoding glutaredoxin family protein codes for MSSRIEIYTQPDCPLCDEAKEKLAFVCNSFNLTFSEIDIHNQDSLLEAYLIRVPVIKINGHEIAEGNVYMHEIEDSVKKFCFENG; via the coding sequence GTGTCCTCACGAATTGAAATTTACACACAACCGGACTGTCCGTTATGTGACGAAGCGAAAGAAAAGCTCGCGTTTGTCTGCAACAGCTTCAATCTTACTTTTAGTGAGATTGATATACATAACCAGGACTCATTATTGGAAGCCTACTTAATAAGGGTTCCAGTTATAAAAATTAATGGTCATGAAATCGCGGAAGGTAACGTTTACATGCATGAAATTGAAGATTCGGTGAAGAAGTTTTGTTTTGAAAATGGGTGA
- a CDS encoding sugar-binding transcriptional regulator produces MDDLINVQQKLVPDMLEVMTSRYRVLQSIRFLQPIGRRTLASNLGVTERVLRGEVTFLHEQGLIDMSSSGMRLTQEGDRLIHTLDDVISDVSGRAELEKQLEKQLGATDVVVIPGDSDHQPWVKTELGLACVKVMQDYAEAETIIGVTGGTTLAAVADVMRPFKNNVKPLFISARGGLGEQAENQANTICTKMAYKADGHYRLLHVPDQVSEESYQIMTAEPSIHEVLQLIDSAGMIVHGIGDAKTMAERRRSSEVLLKKIHQERAVAEAFGYYFNRDGEVVHKVKTIGLQLENIYENRTVIAVAGGHSKAQAIQAYYQQGPSSILITDEGAARGILNAE; encoded by the coding sequence ATGGACGACTTAATCAATGTTCAACAAAAACTTGTACCTGACATGCTCGAAGTCATGACAAGTCGGTATCGCGTCCTCCAATCGATCAGATTTCTTCAGCCGATTGGCCGGCGAACGCTTGCGTCTAACCTTGGTGTGACAGAGCGGGTGCTCCGAGGTGAAGTCACATTTCTGCATGAACAGGGTTTAATCGACATGTCATCCAGTGGTATGCGTCTCACTCAAGAAGGGGATCGCTTAATACATACTTTGGATGATGTGATAAGCGATGTATCAGGTCGTGCCGAATTGGAGAAACAATTAGAGAAGCAACTTGGAGCAACTGACGTTGTTGTCATTCCTGGTGACAGTGATCATCAACCTTGGGTTAAGACAGAACTTGGGTTAGCTTGTGTCAAGGTGATGCAAGACTATGCGGAAGCGGAAACGATCATTGGGGTCACAGGAGGCACGACACTCGCGGCAGTCGCTGATGTCATGCGTCCGTTCAAAAATAATGTTAAGCCCTTGTTTATTTCTGCTCGAGGCGGTCTTGGTGAACAGGCCGAGAATCAGGCTAATACCATTTGTACGAAAATGGCCTATAAGGCGGATGGCCATTACCGGTTGTTGCATGTTCCTGATCAAGTGAGTGAGGAATCTTATCAAATCATGACTGCAGAACCTAGTATTCATGAAGTTCTGCAATTGATTGATTCAGCCGGGATGATTGTCCATGGTATTGGTGACGCTAAAACAATGGCTGAACGCCGGCGTTCCAGTGAGGTTTTGCTTAAGAAAATTCATCAAGAGAGAGCTGTCGCTGAAGCGTTTGGTTACTATTTTAATCGGGACGGGGAAGTTGTCCACAAAGTCAAAACGATCGGTCTACAGTTGGAAAATATCTATGAAAATCGGACGGTTATCGCTGTTGCCGGCGGCCATTCGAAAGCACAAGCTATACAAGCGTATTACCAACAAGGACCAAGCTCGATTCTCATTACCGATGAAGGTGCAGCCCGAGGTATATTGAACGCTGAGTAA
- the gap gene encoding type I glyceraldehyde-3-phosphate dehydrogenase, producing MAVKVGINGFGRIGRNVFRAALKNPEVDVVAVNDLTDANMLAHLLQYDTVHGKLDEEVTVNNDNLVVGGKEVKVLSERNPVDLGWGDLGIDIVVESTGRFTQRDDAAKHLEAGAKKVVISAPAKQEDITVVMGVNEDQYDASKHDVISNASCTTNCLAPVAKVLNEKFGIKRGLMTTVHSFTNDQQILDLPHKDYRRARAASENLIPTTTGAAQAVSLVLPELDGKLNGMAMRVPTANVSTIDLVAELDKTVTRDDINAALKEAAEGELKGVLGYSEEPLVSKDYNGNQLSSVVDAISTMVLEDNMVKVISWYDNETGYSNRVVDLVDYIASK from the coding sequence ATGGCAGTTAAAGTAGGAATTAATGGTTTTGGTCGTATTGGTCGTAATGTATTTCGCGCAGCTCTTAAGAATCCAGAAGTCGACGTTGTAGCGGTGAACGACCTTACTGACGCTAACATGTTGGCTCATTTGCTCCAGTACGACACCGTTCATGGCAAATTGGATGAAGAAGTGACTGTTAATAACGACAATCTCGTTGTTGGTGGCAAAGAAGTCAAAGTTCTTTCTGAACGGAATCCAGTTGATCTCGGTTGGGGTGACCTTGGTATTGACATTGTCGTTGAATCGACAGGTCGTTTCACACAACGCGATGACGCAGCTAAACACCTTGAAGCAGGTGCGAAAAAAGTTGTCATTTCCGCGCCGGCCAAACAAGAAGACATTACGGTTGTTATGGGTGTTAATGAAGATCAGTACGATGCATCCAAGCACGATGTTATTTCCAATGCTTCTTGCACAACGAACTGCTTGGCCCCGGTTGCCAAAGTGCTTAACGAGAAATTCGGGATCAAACGCGGCCTTATGACAACCGTTCACTCATTTACAAATGACCAACAAATCCTTGATTTGCCGCATAAAGATTATCGCCGTGCCCGTGCTGCCAGCGAAAATCTTATTCCGACAACAACAGGTGCAGCACAAGCTGTTTCCCTTGTATTGCCTGAACTTGATGGCAAGCTAAACGGCATGGCTATGCGTGTTCCTACAGCGAACGTATCGACGATTGACCTTGTTGCTGAACTAGATAAAACGGTAACGCGTGATGACATCAACGCTGCTCTTAAAGAAGCGGCTGAAGGTGAACTTAAAGGTGTACTTGGTTATAGTGAAGAACCCCTTGTATCAAAAGACTATAACGGTAACCAACTTTCATCCGTTGTTGACGCGATCTCAACAATGGTGTTAGAAGATAACATGGTTAAAGTGATTTCATGGTATGATAACGAAACAGGTTACTCCAACCGTGTTGTTGACCTTGTTGATTACATCGCAAGCAAATAA
- a CDS encoding phosphoglycerate kinase — MNKKTMRDIDLTDQTVFCRVDFNVPLEDGVITDDTRIRAAVPTIQYMVEQGAKIILASHLGRPNGEVVDELRLDPVAKRLSDLLGESVYKTDEVIGEEVDKAVSNLESGDVLLIENVRFHPGEKKNDAQLAEAFAELADVFVNDAFGAAHRAHASTAGIADHLPAVAGFLLEREINIIGKALADPDRPFTAIIGGAKVSDKIGVIDNLIDKVDNLIIGGGLAYTFIKAQGYEIGKSLLEKDRVEDAKAFMQKAKDQGVNFYLAEDAVVGDDFSNDAHTKIVSIDEIPADWEAMDIGPKTRETFTKVIKDSKLVMWNGPMGVFELEPFAGGTRAVGEALANADDTYTIIGGGDSAAAVEKFGYVEDMDHISTGGGASLELMEGKTLPGIAILSDKE; from the coding sequence ATGAATAAAAAAACGATGCGGGATATTGATCTAACCGATCAGACCGTCTTTTGCCGTGTCGACTTTAATGTCCCATTAGAGGATGGGGTGATAACGGATGATACGCGAATTCGAGCAGCTGTTCCAACGATCCAGTATATGGTGGAACAAGGAGCTAAAATTATTTTAGCGTCACATCTCGGTCGTCCGAACGGCGAAGTTGTTGATGAACTTAGACTTGATCCTGTAGCTAAGCGTCTTAGTGATCTGCTTGGCGAATCAGTCTATAAAACGGACGAGGTCATCGGTGAGGAAGTCGATAAGGCGGTGTCCAACTTAGAATCCGGCGATGTATTACTCATTGAAAATGTGCGTTTTCACCCTGGAGAGAAGAAAAATGATGCTCAATTAGCCGAAGCCTTTGCTGAATTAGCGGATGTTTTTGTCAATGATGCTTTTGGGGCAGCACACCGGGCTCATGCTTCTACCGCGGGTATCGCCGATCATCTTCCAGCGGTTGCCGGCTTCTTATTGGAAAGAGAAATCAATATTATTGGTAAAGCATTGGCAGACCCTGATCGACCGTTCACAGCCATCATCGGTGGTGCTAAGGTTAGTGACAAAATCGGTGTGATTGATAATTTAATCGATAAAGTCGATAACTTGATTATTGGCGGTGGCCTTGCTTACACCTTTATTAAGGCTCAAGGTTATGAAATCGGTAAGTCTTTACTTGAGAAAGACCGGGTTGAAGACGCCAAGGCTTTTATGCAAAAAGCAAAAGATCAGGGCGTCAATTTCTACCTAGCTGAGGACGCTGTTGTCGGCGATGATTTTTCTAATGATGCCCATACAAAGATTGTCTCAATTGATGAGATTCCAGCTGATTGGGAAGCGATGGACATTGGCCCCAAAACTCGGGAAACTTTTACGAAAGTGATCAAGGATTCCAAGCTCGTTATGTGGAATGGTCCAATGGGCGTTTTTGAGCTCGAACCTTTTGCAGGAGGAACCAGGGCGGTTGGTGAAGCACTCGCCAATGCTGATGACACATACACCATAATTGGCGGCGGTGACTCCGCAGCGGCTGTAGAGAAATTTGGTTACGTAGAGGACATGGACCATATTTCAACCGGCGGTGGAGCCTCTCTAGAGCTCATGGAAGGAAAAACACTACCGGGCATTGCCATTCTTAGCGATAAAGAATAG
- the tpiA gene encoding triose-phosphate isomerase, with protein MRKPIIAANWKMNKTIQEAHQFVQETKGLLPDKSQADALICAPSLFLDALVDQTEDMDFGIGAQNMYFEESGAFTGEISPVMLEDLGVSAVIIGHSERRDIFQETDEIVNKKVHAAFSHNLLPIVCVGESDEQRENNETNAVVKRQLTKGLEGLTKEQAGQVVIAYEPIWAIGTGKSATADDANAVCRVIREDISEMFGQDVADAVRIQYGGSVKPNNIDTFMQQPDIDGALVGGASLDPKSFLQLLEAASHGE; from the coding sequence GTGCGTAAGCCTATTATTGCTGCTAATTGGAAGATGAATAAGACGATTCAGGAGGCCCATCAGTTTGTTCAAGAAACAAAAGGGCTGTTACCTGATAAAAGCCAGGCAGATGCTTTGATCTGTGCTCCGTCTCTATTTTTAGATGCGTTAGTTGATCAAACGGAGGATATGGATTTTGGTATCGGTGCGCAAAATATGTATTTTGAAGAAAGCGGCGCCTTTACCGGTGAGATCAGTCCGGTGATGTTAGAAGATTTGGGTGTGAGTGCTGTCATTATTGGTCACTCGGAACGCCGTGATATTTTCCAAGAAACAGATGAGATCGTTAATAAGAAAGTTCATGCGGCTTTCAGTCATAACCTGTTGCCCATTGTTTGTGTGGGTGAATCCGATGAACAACGTGAAAATAACGAAACAAATGCGGTTGTAAAAAGACAACTCACTAAGGGTCTAGAAGGATTGACTAAGGAGCAAGCGGGACAAGTCGTGATTGCCTACGAACCGATTTGGGCGATTGGTACAGGGAAGTCAGCTACGGCTGATGATGCCAATGCTGTGTGCCGTGTGATTCGCGAAGACATCAGCGAGATGTTTGGACAAGATGTTGCTGATGCGGTTCGTATCCAATATGGCGGTAGTGTCAAACCGAATAACATCGATACTTTCATGCAGCAACCGGATATTGATGGTGCACTTGTTGGTGGTGCGAGTCTCGATCCGAAATCGTTCTTGCAATTATTGGAGGCTGCCAGTCATGGCGAATAA
- the gpmI gene encoding 2,3-bisphosphoglycerate-independent phosphoglycerate mutase: protein MANKIPHALIILDGYGERNETYGNAVAQANTPNFDRLWDQYPHATLRADGKNVGLPEGQMGNSEVGHMNIGAGRVVYQSLTRVNMSIESGDFFDKDTFLEAIRTAKEKGSKLHIFGLLSDGGVHSHIDHMFALLKLAGMEDLEQVYIHGFLDGRDVGPKTAKQYIERTQNKIKEYGVGKIATLSGRYYAMDRDNRWDRIEKAYRAIVYGEGSEYNDPYEVVDDSYNNDIYDEFVLPSVIQEDGEPVATVNDGDAVIFFNFRPDRAIQISQVFTNEDFRGFDRGEQWPEDIHFVCLTHFSETVEGNVAFKPTDLDNTVGEVLAQNDLTQLRIAETEKYPHVTFFFSGGREEEFPGEERILINSPKVATYDLKPEMSVYEVTDALLGEINQDKFDAIILNFANPDMVGHSGMLEPTIKAVEAVDECLGRVVDTILEKDGKAIITADHGNSDEVLNEDGSPQTAHTTNPVPVMVAGQTEPLRTDGILADLSPTLLDLLHVNKPKEMGGNTLIKHNEEE, encoded by the coding sequence ATGGCGAATAAAATTCCTCATGCATTAATCATTTTAGATGGATACGGCGAACGCAATGAAACCTACGGCAATGCTGTAGCGCAAGCGAATACGCCTAATTTTGATCGGCTTTGGGATCAATATCCTCATGCGACGCTAAGAGCAGACGGCAAAAATGTCGGTCTTCCCGAGGGTCAAATGGGGAATTCTGAAGTTGGGCACATGAATATTGGTGCGGGCCGTGTGGTTTATCAAAGCTTAACCCGTGTGAATATGTCGATCGAGTCGGGTGACTTTTTTGACAAAGATACTTTCTTGGAAGCGATCCGGACAGCTAAGGAAAAAGGCTCTAAGCTGCACATCTTTGGTTTGCTGTCAGATGGCGGTGTTCACAGTCATATTGACCATATGTTCGCATTGTTGAAGCTTGCAGGTATGGAAGACCTTGAGCAAGTATATATTCATGGCTTTCTTGATGGGCGAGATGTTGGTCCGAAAACAGCGAAACAATACATTGAACGGACACAAAATAAGATTAAAGAATATGGCGTAGGTAAAATTGCCACACTTTCAGGCCGCTATTATGCGATGGATCGCGACAATCGTTGGGACCGGATTGAAAAAGCTTACCGGGCGATTGTATACGGTGAAGGTTCTGAGTATAACGATCCATATGAAGTTGTCGATGATTCTTATAACAACGATATCTATGATGAGTTTGTGTTGCCGTCTGTCATTCAGGAAGATGGTGAACCAGTGGCTACAGTGAATGATGGCGACGCCGTGATTTTCTTCAATTTCCGTCCAGACCGGGCGATTCAAATTTCACAAGTGTTTACAAACGAAGACTTCCGCGGTTTTGACCGGGGTGAACAGTGGCCTGAAGACATCCACTTTGTCTGCTTGACTCACTTTAGTGAAACCGTTGAAGGAAATGTTGCGTTTAAACCGACGGACCTTGATAATACCGTAGGCGAAGTGTTAGCCCAAAATGATCTGACACAACTGCGGATTGCTGAGACGGAAAAATATCCGCACGTCACGTTTTTCTTCAGTGGTGGCCGTGAAGAAGAGTTCCCAGGTGAAGAACGAATCTTGATTAACTCTCCTAAAGTCGCAACGTATGATCTGAAGCCGGAAATGAGTGTTTATGAAGTCACCGATGCGTTGCTTGGTGAAATCAATCAAGATAAATTTGATGCGATTATTTTAAACTTTGCCAACCCAGATATGGTCGGGCATTCCGGAATGCTTGAACCAACCATCAAAGCTGTTGAAGCGGTTGACGAATGTTTAGGTAGAGTCGTTGATACCATTTTAGAGAAAGACGGAAAGGCGATTATTACCGCTGATCACGGTAATTCGGATGAAGTCTTAAATGAAGATGGTTCACCACAAACGGCTCATACAACAAATCCGGTTCCAGTGATGGTCGCAGGACAAACGGAACCCTTGCGTACAGATGGAATCTTAGCCGATTTATCGCCAACCTTACTTGACCTTTTACACGTTAATAAGCCGAAAGAAATGGGCGGCAATACCTTAATTAAACATAACGAAGAGGAGTGA
- the eno gene encoding phosphopyruvate hydratase, with protein MSYIIDVYAREVLDSRGNPTVEVEVELESGALGTALVPSGASTGEYEAVELRDGDKERFLGKGVLNAVENVNTLIAPELVGFDALDQVAIDRALIQLDGTENKGKLGANAILGVSMAIADAAAAFLGLPLYRYLGGFNGKKLPVPMMNILNGGEHADNNVDFQEFMIMPVGADNFKEGLRMGAEIFHNLKKVLNEKGLNTAVGDEGGFAPDLGSNEEALQTIVTAIEKAGYKPGDQVKLAMDVASSEIYQDGQYHLKGEGVSKSSDEMIDFYRQLLDKYPIVSIEDGLDENDWEGWQKLTQALGDRVQLVGDDLFVTNTNKLAYGIEKGVGNSILVKVNQIGTLTETFDAIEMAQQAGYTAIISHRSGETEDTTIADIAVATNAGQIKTGAPSRTDRVAKYNQLLRISDMLGESARFAGEQAFYNLNK; from the coding sequence ATGTCATACATTATTGATGTATATGCCCGCGAAGTTTTGGATTCACGCGGGAACCCAACTGTAGAAGTTGAGGTTGAATTGGAATCCGGTGCCCTCGGTACGGCTCTCGTTCCGAGCGGGGCTTCAACTGGTGAATATGAAGCTGTTGAATTGCGCGATGGGGACAAAGAACGCTTTTTAGGTAAAGGGGTTCTTAACGCCGTAGAAAACGTTAATACGCTCATCGCCCCAGAACTTGTTGGATTTGATGCGCTTGACCAAGTAGCGATTGACCGCGCACTCATCCAGTTAGATGGAACAGAGAATAAAGGAAAATTAGGTGCTAATGCTATTTTAGGTGTCTCCATGGCTATTGCTGACGCTGCAGCAGCATTTCTTGGTCTACCGCTCTACCGTTACCTCGGTGGATTTAATGGTAAAAAGCTACCGGTACCGATGATGAATATCTTGAACGGCGGCGAGCATGCTGATAACAACGTTGATTTCCAAGAATTCATGATTATGCCAGTTGGCGCTGACAACTTTAAAGAGGGCTTGCGCATGGGTGCGGAAATTTTCCATAACCTGAAGAAAGTCCTTAATGAAAAAGGCCTAAACACCGCTGTTGGTGATGAAGGTGGCTTTGCTCCAGACTTAGGATCGAATGAAGAAGCTTTACAGACCATTGTCACAGCGATTGAAAAAGCCGGATACAAGCCTGGCGATCAAGTGAAGTTGGCGATGGATGTTGCCTCTTCAGAAATCTATCAAGATGGTCAATATCATCTGAAAGGTGAAGGTGTCAGCAAATCATCTGATGAAATGATTGATTTCTATCGTCAACTGCTTGATAAATATCCAATTGTTTCAATCGAGGATGGCCTTGATGAAAACGATTGGGAAGGCTGGCAAAAACTTACCCAAGCCCTAGGTGACCGCGTGCAGCTCGTCGGTGATGATTTGTTTGTCACGAACACGAACAAACTCGCTTACGGAATTGAAAAAGGTGTCGGCAACTCCATTTTAGTTAAAGTTAACCAAATTGGAACATTGACGGAAACGTTTGACGCCATTGAAATGGCCCAACAAGCTGGATATACAGCGATTATTTCCCACCGTTCTGGTGAGACGGAAGATACGACGATTGCTGATATTGCCGTCGCAACCAATGCCGGTCAAATTAAAACGGGTGCGCCTTCACGGACCGACCGTGTTGCAAAATATAACCAACTGTTGCGGATTTCCGATATGCTTGGTGAATCGGCTCGATTTGCTGGTGAACAAGCCTTCTATAATTTAAATAAGTAA
- the secG gene encoding preprotein translocase subunit SecG — MHTLLTILLMIAALGIITIVLLQSGKSEGLSGAITGGAEQLFGKQKARGIDKVLHRTTVILSIVFFVSAFLLAFYV, encoded by the coding sequence GTGCATACATTATTGACAATTCTATTGATGATAGCAGCACTCGGTATTATAACCATCGTTTTATTGCAGTCAGGTAAGAGTGAAGGACTTTCCGGTGCCATCACGGGCGGTGCTGAGCAACTCTTTGGCAAACAAAAAGCTCGCGGTATAGATAAGGTCTTACATCGGACAACCGTTATTTTGTCAATTGTGTTCTTTGTTAGCGCGTTCTTACTTGCGTTTTATGTTTAA
- a CDS encoding alpha/beta hydrolase translates to MMKIVPPKPFTFEAGPRAVLLLHGFTGNSADVRMLGRFLQERGYTSHAPHLTGHGVPPEALLDADPEQWWADVQNAYQHLQDLGYKEIAVGGLSLGGVYSLKCGYNLPVKGIVTMCAPSSANTSENIYEGVLKYAREWKQREGKSKEQVEEEMEVFYNTSVDQLVKTKEVINEVRDNIDMIYAPAFIAQATHDDMIDPQSATFIYESLESEHKNLKWYDDSPHVITFGDEKEQLHQDIYEFLEELDWTVS, encoded by the coding sequence ATGATGAAAATTGTACCACCAAAACCATTTACATTTGAAGCAGGCCCCCGAGCTGTATTGCTATTACATGGATTTACGGGCAATTCAGCGGATGTTCGCATGTTAGGGCGCTTTTTGCAAGAAAGAGGTTATACAAGCCATGCACCGCATTTGACCGGTCACGGTGTTCCCCCTGAGGCATTATTGGATGCTGATCCGGAGCAATGGTGGGCAGACGTACAAAATGCTTATCAACATTTGCAAGATCTTGGTTACAAGGAAATCGCAGTAGGTGGATTGTCACTTGGTGGTGTATATTCATTAAAATGTGGTTACAATTTACCTGTAAAGGGAATTGTAACAATGTGTGCGCCATCAAGTGCTAATACATCAGAAAATATTTATGAAGGTGTTTTAAAGTACGCGCGTGAGTGGAAACAAAGAGAAGGGAAATCCAAGGAACAAGTGGAAGAGGAAATGGAGGTTTTTTATAACACCTCCGTGGATCAACTGGTGAAAACAAAAGAGGTCATTAATGAAGTACGGGACAATATTGATATGATTTATGCACCGGCCTTCATTGCTCAGGCAACGCATGATGACATGATTGATCCACAAAGTGCCACATTTATTTATGAATCACTTGAATCAGAACACAAAAATCTAAAATGGTATGACGATTCACCGCATGTCATTACTTTTGGAGACGAGAAAGAACAGCTTCATCAAGATATCTATGAATTTCTTGAAGAGCTTGATTGGACCGTCTCTTAA